The Nostoc sp. 'Lobaria pulmonaria (5183) cyanobiont' genome window below encodes:
- a CDS encoding serine hydrolase: MKSHLLAIGLSSLVLVAGQAKASQLQSWYYDSSQNQLDLTTTSGIEPKAFLLDNPNRLVIDLPGTNFNSDTVKQSFGKAVKEIRLGKPDSQTTRFVVELAPGYDVTPQNISIKGDSRSHWIFKFNSFNRQSNPIVGENREDIAIKSTDASTFAGVVNLGQEMVGITSQIRSLLASYKTLNPGIFFLDLDTGNYIDINGEKRFAAASTIKFPLLVALFQEIDAGRIKLTDKLVMRRDLKVGESGIMQYKPIGTKFSVLETATLMMTISDNTATNLVLDRLGGAAKVSQRFRSWGLQNTALRNLLPDIAGTNTTSSKDLVRLAALVSNNRLLSPTSRNQVLGIMRHVKTNSLLPAGIGQGATIAHKTGTLRFIIGDAGIIQMPNGKSYLAGVLVQRPNYDPKAGDFVREVSRRVYNYLDNTKISNIQPILGDASGGLRLRTR, from the coding sequence ATGAAATCACATCTACTGGCGATTGGTTTAAGTAGTTTGGTTCTAGTTGCAGGACAAGCTAAAGCGTCACAATTACAGTCTTGGTACTATGATTCTAGCCAAAATCAATTAGACTTAACTACCACTTCGGGAATAGAACCAAAAGCCTTTTTATTAGATAATCCTAATCGATTGGTGATTGACTTACCTGGAACTAATTTTAATTCTGATACTGTCAAACAAAGTTTTGGTAAGGCGGTGAAAGAAATTCGCCTCGGCAAACCAGACTCTCAAACCACTCGTTTTGTCGTCGAGTTAGCTCCTGGTTATGATGTTACTCCCCAAAATATATCAATTAAAGGAGATTCCCGTTCTCATTGGATTTTCAAATTCAATTCATTTAACCGCCAAAGTAATCCCATTGTGGGAGAAAACAGAGAAGATATTGCCATCAAATCCACAGATGCATCGACATTTGCTGGAGTTGTGAATCTTGGTCAAGAAATGGTTGGTATCACTTCTCAGATTCGCAGTTTGTTAGCAAGTTATAAAACATTGAATCCAGGAATATTTTTCTTGGATTTAGATACAGGAAACTATATAGATATTAATGGCGAAAAAAGATTTGCTGCTGCTAGTACAATCAAATTTCCCTTATTAGTGGCTCTTTTCCAAGAAATAGATGCAGGTAGAATTAAACTCACCGATAAATTAGTGATGCGGCGCGATTTAAAGGTTGGTGAATCTGGAATTATGCAATACAAACCTATCGGCACTAAATTTAGTGTCCTGGAAACTGCTACCTTGATGATGACAATCAGCGATAATACCGCCACAAATCTAGTTCTCGATCGCTTGGGTGGTGCTGCAAAAGTTAGTCAGCGTTTTCGGAGCTGGGGATTGCAAAATACAGCACTTCGGAATCTACTTCCAGACATCGCTGGCACAAATACAACTAGTTCTAAAGATTTGGTCAGATTGGCGGCGTTAGTTTCTAATAATCGTTTGTTATCCCCAACTAGCCGCAATCAAGTTTTAGGCATTATGCGCCATGTCAAAACCAATAGTTTACTACCAGCTGGTATCGGACAAGGAGCTACCATCGCCCACAAAACTGGTACGTTGAGATTTATCATTGGTGATGCGGGTATTATTCAAATGCCCAATGGCAAAAGCTATTTAGCAGGTGTTTTGGTGCAAAGACCAAACTACGATCCCAAAGCTGGAGATTTTGTCCGTGAAGTTTCCAGAAGAGTCTATAATTACCTAGACAATACCAAAATTAGCAATATACAACCGATACTTGGCGATGCCTCCGGCGGGCTACGCCTACGCACTCGTTAG
- a CDS encoding cytochrome-c peroxidase, with protein sequence MGIIPIISLVILTTALSSCLLLTSRGRFLLKSLVTKIKRQEWRFRYGKPNYLRSRFSRTITIAAIILVAVIAGNTVSAEVTGPSPVSLKSVSVPEPDNLGDFVKDKTAAIKLGKTLFWDMQVGSDGKTSCASCHFHAGADNRSKNQIAPGLLRVNADGTENPDSVFNIGGLPNYQLKPEDFPFHKLSNPNDPTTIVSDSNDVTSSQGIFNTKFVDVTPGNAEDKVTNEPDPVFHVGSINVRRVEPRNTPTVINAAFNFRNFWDGRAQNIFNGVNPFGLRDPNAAIAKAVNPISNLEFVKVSLKNSSLASQAVGPPLSSFESSADGRTFQEIGDKFGRIDIRSLSVSKGKKLPRKLAKKLLPLRPLDKQLVHPQDSVLGEYSRSPKPGLRDRTYTLMIQDAFKPEWWKSNQLIQIDADGKRTVIKKLDRSLETNEYTLLEYNFSLFFGLAIQLYESTLIANDTPYDRFLEGNTSALTAQQQQGKGLFEGKALCIACHTGVELTAASVSSVAKDGRIKRAPFGTKSPEDTGFFNIGVRPPTDDPGLGGNDGVQNNSQRYPLSEARLAQLGKFKDLLGENPPTLNPPLNSSETVFAKGAFKAPGLRNVELTAPYFHNGGQATLEQLIDFYNRGGDFGVLPPLNLSPEEKQQLVAFLKGLTDDRVRYDKAPFDHPQLFIPDGHVGNSNNVVNDGTGKAKDDTVEIPAVGRNGNSGTPNFLS encoded by the coding sequence ATGGGGATTATACCCATAATCAGCTTAGTAATCTTGACCACTGCCTTATCAAGTTGCTTACTGCTGACCTCAAGAGGTCGATTTTTGCTCAAATCTTTGGTGACAAAAATAAAGCGGCAAGAGTGGAGATTCAGATATGGCAAGCCCAACTACTTGAGATCGAGATTTTCAAGGACTATAACAATTGCTGCCATTATTCTGGTAGCAGTAATAGCCGGAAATACTGTATCAGCAGAGGTTACAGGCCCGTCTCCAGTTTCGCTCAAGAGCGTATCGGTTCCAGAACCTGACAATCTTGGAGACTTCGTAAAAGACAAAACAGCTGCAATCAAGTTAGGAAAGACTCTTTTTTGGGATATGCAGGTTGGGAGCGATGGAAAGACCTCCTGTGCGAGTTGTCACTTCCATGCTGGAGCCGACAACAGATCCAAAAATCAGATCGCTCCTGGGCTTTTGCGGGTCAACGCCGATGGTACAGAGAATCCAGATTCAGTTTTTAATATCGGCGGGCTACCAAACTATCAGCTCAAACCAGAAGATTTTCCCTTCCACAAGCTGTCAAACCCAAATGATCCTACGACTATTGTATCTGACAGTAACGATGTCACTTCTTCTCAGGGGATCTTCAATACGAAGTTTGTGGATGTCACACCTGGTAATGCAGAAGACAAAGTTACAAACGAGCCAGATCCGGTGTTTCACGTGGGAAGTATCAATGTGCGACGCGTCGAGCCGCGTAACACGCCAACCGTGATTAATGCCGCATTCAACTTCCGTAACTTTTGGGATGGAAGGGCACAAAACATCTTTAATGGGGTGAATCCCTTCGGTTTAAGAGATCCTAATGCCGCTATCGCCAAGGCTGTAAACCCAATTAGTAATCTAGAATTTGTGAAAGTCAGCCTGAAGAACTCGTCTTTGGCATCCCAAGCAGTTGGGCCGCCACTTAGTTCCTTTGAGTCGTCCGCAGATGGTCGCACTTTTCAAGAAATTGGTGATAAGTTCGGGCGAATTGACATAAGATCCCTCAGCGTTAGTAAGGGTAAAAAGCTCCCTCGAAAACTTGCGAAAAAGTTATTACCTCTTAGACCACTAGATAAACAGCTTGTTCATCCACAAGACAGCGTTTTAGGTGAATATAGTAGATCGCCTAAACCTGGACTTAGAGATAGAACCTACACTCTAATGATTCAAGATGCCTTCAAGCCTGAGTGGTGGAAGTCTAATCAACTCATCCAAATTGACGCTGACGGTAAACGCACTGTCATCAAGAAACTTGATCGCTCCTTGGAGACTAATGAGTACACATTGCTAGAGTACAACTTCTCGCTATTCTTTGGGCTGGCAATTCAGTTGTACGAGTCTACACTCATTGCCAATGATACGCCCTACGATCGCTTTTTGGAAGGAAACACCAGCGCTCTAACCGCGCAGCAACAACAAGGGAAAGGACTGTTTGAGGGCAAAGCACTGTGTATTGCTTGCCACACTGGAGTAGAATTAACAGCGGCTTCAGTAAGCAGCGTGGCTAAAGACGGACGAATCAAACGTGCGCCGTTCGGGACAAAATCCCCTGAAGATACTGGTTTCTTCAATATCGGTGTCAGACCGCCCACAGACGACCCCGGCTTGGGTGGTAATGACGGTGTGCAGAATAACAGTCAACGTTATCCGCTTTCAGAGGCACGATTGGCTCAGTTGGGCAAATTTAAGGATCTCCTTGGCGAAAACCCCCCAACCCTTAATCCACCGTTGAATTCCAGTGAAACTGTGTTTGCAAAAGGAGCTTTCAAAGCACCTGGACTTCGCAATGTGGAACTCACTGCTCCCTACTTCCACAATGGAGGTCAGGCGACTCTAGAGCAATTGATTGATTTTTACAATCGGGGTGGTGATTTTGGAGTACTTCCGCCGCTAAATCTCTCACCAGAAGAAAAACAGCAATTGGTCGCCTTTTTAAAAGGGCTGACTGATGACCGAGTTCGGTATGATAAAGCGCCCTTTGACCATCCACAATTGTTTATCCCTGATGGACATGTGGGTAACTCTAATAACGTTGTCAATGACGGCACTGGTAAAGCTAAAGATGACACAGTGGAAATTCCTGCTGTTGGTAGGAATGGTAATAGTGGTACACCAAATTTCCTGAGTTAA
- a CDS encoding DMT family transporter yields the protein MLLHQSSGRWRLGLALSLLTVLLWGILPIALAVTLQVLDVYTVIWFRFLVSFILLAMYLGIRGKLPKLGQLRSASGKLLAIATIFLGINYFSFTQGLALTSPANAEVLIQLSTLLLGFGGLVIFKERYRLSQWIGVSVMICGYLLFFHEQLTNLITAHGTYILGSVLIALGSTAWAIYALAQKQLLQSLSSTSIMLIIYGGCALLFTPLAKIKSLFILDTFHLGMLIFCALNTFIAYGAFSESLQHWEASRVSAVIALAPIVTLISVAVVSVIAPSWTPPEHFTLIAIFGAGLVVTGSVAIALGKS from the coding sequence ATGTTACTACATCAAAGTTCTGGTCGGTGGCGCTTAGGGCTAGCGTTATCGCTATTGACGGTCTTATTGTGGGGAATTTTACCTATTGCCCTAGCAGTAACTCTGCAAGTACTTGATGTCTATACCGTTATTTGGTTTCGCTTTTTGGTATCATTTATACTGCTTGCTATGTATTTAGGGATACGCGGCAAATTACCAAAATTAGGACAACTGCGCTCTGCTTCTGGAAAATTATTAGCGATCGCCACAATATTCTTAGGGATTAATTACTTTTCATTTACCCAAGGTTTAGCATTAACATCGCCTGCTAATGCTGAAGTTCTCATTCAATTATCTACCCTTTTATTAGGTTTCGGAGGGTTAGTAATTTTTAAAGAACGTTATCGGCTGTCTCAATGGATTGGCGTTAGTGTAATGATTTGCGGTTATCTTTTATTTTTCCACGAACAACTAACGAATTTAATTACAGCACATGGCACATATATACTAGGTAGTGTTTTAATCGCGCTAGGATCGACAGCTTGGGCTATTTATGCTTTGGCACAAAAGCAGTTATTACAATCTTTATCTTCCACCAGCATCATGTTGATCATTTATGGAGGCTGTGCTTTATTATTCACTCCTCTAGCTAAAATTAAATCACTTTTTATACTTGATACTTTCCATTTAGGAATGTTGATTTTTTGTGCCTTAAATACCTTTATCGCTTACGGTGCTTTTTCTGAATCATTACAACATTGGGAAGCATCACGAGTAAGTGCAGTAATAGCTTTAGCTCCCATTGTGACATTAATATCAGTCGCGGTTGTATCAGTTATTGCACCTTCTTGGACACCACCAGAACACTTCACCCTCATAGCAATATTTGGAGCGGGTTTAGTAGTTACAGGTTCAGTAGCGATCGCCTTGGGAAAAAGCTGA
- a CDS encoding alpha/beta hydrolase has product MNSLFGNWASTLRKNSLLLVLSMVLPTFGISNSVLAAERIYASYSALELSISVTTLENYAKTGVINEDLAAYQQYLPLEQLQELRRILLNRVKVSPVVVSQLLYTPQGEFLLHRLAQVIKTSQPEPELGTLRSALILASGESGGLTLLNVLRKYPTSSIRLDVAETLEIGTELEGLVNQTHRAIAAVSQKSKIEADSISQPNFSQLPDLKVPGKFKSQKYTLNFFDSTRNRLLLTDVYIPNVQKTAPVIVISHGLGLDSSNFQYLATHLASYGFAVVVPNHPGSDAKQLHSLLKGRAIEVAEPSEFQDRPMDITYILNQLQKGNQSDSRFKGRLNLQQVGVFGQSLGGYTALALAGAKINFQQLKQDCQPAALQKTWNMSLLLQCRALELSISKSGKDYNLRDERVKAAIAVNPITSSIFGKAGLSQIKTPVMIVSSSDDTVAPALSEQILPFSWLANSQKYLVMLVGGTHFSIIGNANPANQQVALPADMIGDASQARRYMNVLSLPFFQTYISGKPQYTPYLNAAYTQSISSKSLGLSLVKSLNTTELAQLLDIKGAKLVKKKFPTP; this is encoded by the coding sequence ATGAATAGTTTGTTTGGTAATTGGGCCAGCACCCTCAGAAAAAATTCTTTATTGCTGGTTCTTTCAATGGTGCTGCCAACATTTGGAATTAGTAATTCCGTCTTGGCAGCAGAGCGGATTTATGCATCTTATTCAGCTTTGGAGCTTTCGATTTCAGTCACGACTTTAGAGAACTACGCCAAAACAGGTGTAATTAACGAAGACTTAGCAGCCTATCAGCAATATCTGCCTTTAGAACAGCTTCAAGAATTGCGGCGGATTTTACTTAATCGTGTGAAAGTTAGTCCGGTAGTAGTTTCGCAACTTCTCTACACACCGCAAGGAGAATTTTTGCTGCATCGGTTGGCGCAAGTGATTAAAACTAGTCAACCAGAACCAGAATTGGGTACTTTGCGTTCGGCGCTAATTTTAGCCTCTGGTGAATCGGGAGGCTTGACACTTTTAAATGTGTTGCGTAAATATCCCACCAGCAGCATTCGCCTTGATGTCGCCGAGACTTTGGAAATAGGTACGGAATTAGAGGGACTTGTTAACCAAACCCATCGGGCGATCGCAGCTGTTTCCCAAAAGTCTAAAATAGAAGCTGATAGCATTTCCCAACCAAATTTCTCGCAATTGCCCGATTTAAAGGTTCCGGGAAAATTTAAGTCGCAAAAATACACCCTGAACTTTTTCGACTCAACCCGCAATCGGCTTTTATTGACTGATGTTTACATTCCCAATGTCCAGAAAACTGCACCGGTAATTGTAATTTCTCACGGCTTGGGTTTAGACAGCAGTAACTTTCAATATTTAGCTACTCATCTAGCTTCTTACGGATTTGCTGTCGTTGTTCCCAATCATCCTGGTAGCGATGCGAAACAATTGCATTCTCTGTTAAAAGGACGCGCCATTGAAGTAGCAGAACCAAGCGAATTTCAAGACCGACCAATGGACATAACATATATACTGAATCAATTGCAAAAAGGCAATCAATCTGATTCACGATTTAAAGGTCGCTTAAATCTGCAACAAGTTGGAGTATTTGGTCAATCTTTGGGAGGCTACACAGCCTTGGCCTTGGCAGGCGCTAAAATTAACTTTCAGCAGCTAAAACAAGACTGTCAACCAGCAGCACTGCAAAAAACCTGGAATATGTCTTTACTGCTCCAGTGTCGCGCTTTAGAATTGAGCATTAGCAAGTCTGGCAAAGATTATAACCTGCGGGATGAGAGAGTGAAAGCTGCGATCGCAGTTAATCCCATTACTAGTTCGATTTTCGGCAAAGCTGGTTTAAGTCAAATTAAAACTCCAGTGATGATTGTCAGCAGTAGTGATGATACAGTTGCACCAGCTTTATCCGAGCAAATTTTACCTTTCTCCTGGTTGGCAAATTCCCAAAAGTATCTCGTCATGCTTGTTGGTGGCACACACTTTTCCATCATTGGCAATGCAAACCCTGCAAATCAACAAGTAGCATTACCTGCCGATATGATTGGCGATGCTTCTCAAGCACGTCGTTATATGAATGTTTTAAGTTTACCTTTCTTCCAAACATACATTTCAGGAAAGCCGCAATACACACCGTACTTGAACGCCGCCTACACTCAAAGCATTTCTAGTAAGTCTCTTGGTTTGAGTCTCGTCAAGTCATTGAATACAACCGAATTAGCGCAATTATTGGATATTAAAGGAGCCAAACTCGTAAAAAAAAAGTTCCCAACACCATAG
- a CDS encoding type II toxin-antitoxin system PemK/MazF family toxin, which yields MVVKPYIPDRGDIVKLDCGTTKQITADSIRRVLALRTSGMSFEDIAETLNAELKPQGREQMGYRPFLVMSPLKYNRMASIVLICPITNQKKGLNFEVPLPDGIITSGVVLADQIKSLDWKVRKVLFVEKVEQELIEEIQAKIEPLIL from the coding sequence TTGGTAGTTAAACCATACATTCCAGATAGAGGTGATATTGTCAAGTTGGACTGCGGAACTACAAAGCAAATTACGGCTGATTCGATCCGACGTGTATTAGCCCTGAGAACATCAGGAATGTCATTTGAAGATATTGCTGAAACACTTAATGCTGAACTAAAACCTCAAGGGCGTGAGCAGATGGGCTATCGTCCTTTTTTAGTTATGTCGCCATTAAAATATAATCGAATGGCTTCTATAGTTCTAATTTGTCCAATTACTAATCAAAAAAAAGGTCTTAACTTTGAGGTTCCGCTTCCTGACGGAATAATAACCAGTGGCGTGGTGCTAGCCGATCAGATCAAATCACTAGACTGGAAAGTTAGAAAGGTTTTGTTTGTCGAGAAAGTTGAACAAGAGCTAATTGAAGAAATCCAAGCAAAAATTGAGCCTCTAATTTTATAA
- a CDS encoding AbrB/MazE/SpoVT family DNA-binding domain-containing protein, whose product MTIVVAKWGNSLAIRLPKALAEQVNVKEGTDITFSISGNSIVITPQQRKKYTLDELLEGMTPDNFHSEIDTGSAVGNEVW is encoded by the coding sequence ATGACTATAGTTGTTGCTAAGTGGGGAAACAGCCTAGCTATTCGACTTCCGAAAGCTTTGGCTGAACAAGTTAATGTCAAAGAGGGGACAGACATAACTTTCAGCATTTCAGGCAATAGTATTGTCATCACGCCGCAGCAGCGAAAAAAATATACGCTTGATGAATTATTGGAAGGTATGACTCCAGATAATTTCCATTCTGAAATAGATACTGGATCTGCTGTGGGGAATGAAGTTTGGTAG